A genomic segment from Clostridium pasteurianum BC1 encodes:
- a CDS encoding CPBP family intramembrane glutamic endopeptidase produces the protein MFKNIFINKNSQPRAGWKIAIVFIFFTLLTFITQIAVGIVYTVIQLLYHQDLLKTASDLNKSLTLSTPLGFIATLLQCACMILSIVIFWRKFDKKPLRDIGLINLKDGCKDLIIGLILGAAALTIVFFILLVTGNIKLIGALNRPNFNTYALTGIILFIFVGINEEMFARGYCFTVLKQSTNKWIALIVSSIIFAAMHSLNSGISFLSYVNLFLFALLAMYMTIKSGNLWLSIGLHITWNYFEGNVFGFLVSGNETNGIYNVRNTADNIINGGQFGPEGGLIVTLILILCFLFMWKFYNRKIIHA, from the coding sequence ATGTTCAAAAATATTTTTATTAACAAAAACTCTCAACCAAGAGCTGGCTGGAAAATAGCTATCGTATTTATCTTCTTTACCCTACTTACATTCATAACTCAAATAGCTGTTGGAATTGTTTATACTGTAATTCAACTCTTATACCACCAGGATTTACTTAAGACTGCCAGCGACCTAAACAAATCATTAACTCTAAGTACTCCATTAGGCTTTATAGCCACGCTTTTACAATGTGCTTGCATGATTCTAAGTATAGTTATCTTTTGGAGAAAATTTGACAAGAAGCCTTTAAGAGACATTGGTCTGATTAATCTAAAAGATGGCTGTAAGGATCTCATTATAGGCTTAATTCTCGGTGCAGCTGCTCTGACCATAGTGTTCTTTATACTGCTTGTTACTGGCAATATAAAGCTTATAGGCGCTTTAAACAGACCTAATTTTAATACATATGCTTTAACAGGCATAATACTCTTCATCTTCGTAGGCATAAATGAAGAAATGTTTGCCAGGGGTTACTGCTTTACAGTACTTAAGCAGTCCACCAACAAATGGATAGCCCTAATAGTGTCATCTATTATATTTGCTGCCATGCATTCTCTAAATTCAGGCATAAGCTTTCTCAGTTATGTAAATTTATTTTTATTTGCACTTTTGGCTATGTATATGACAATTAAATCGGGAAATTTATGGCTTTCCATAGGTCTTCACATAACTTGGAATTATTTCGAAGGAAATGTATTTGGCTTTTTGGTCAGTGGAAATGAAACTAATGGGATATACAATGTAAGAAATACTGCTGACAATATAATTAATGGTGGACAATTTGGTCCAGAGGGAGGTCTTATAGTTACCCTAATACTCATTTTATGTTTTTTGTTTATGTGGAAATTTTATAATCGCAAAATAATTCATGCTTAA
- a CDS encoding AAA domain-containing protein, with translation MNCRTKVKNLFSYLLSIKNMDEDVIRDINQYEKIYWQRNLNTTGNNSENNQEEEENWFYIDSSNKELYDEFFQLYLSVQKSGENFEIIWGSYILAWSTEDKQITHPIFTTKMELCFDAEKGIFFLRPYDRKINMEFDIFSGINIPNIDKLLEIKEAIENSSIDLRNLKAVENILHKILHYLTSDISPQGEIQRDICIAEDINPNKYPVFYNAPAVIIRKTDHRLWHNELTNILKAIDNGYEIPPTIESLVSSEEIQENLKVKARWQEIGKNLLFPLSSNEEQKEIVKKLSENFGVVVQGPPGTGKSHTIVNLICHLLAHGKRVLITSQTGRALRVLSENIPEEIKPLCMSILGDDTKALRELDESVRVITENLAMNKENIKKEMMPLKRQLENCKNRQKDLYNKLKEAECIENKKLRFQGTISKLMDIAKWVKLNERKYSWIEDDIKLEINCPLTEQQYLRLLYLLNTVEREDIVKVNSIMNVLSALPDCSDICSKIDSFKKTDARYEEYKNNLKDWSLSYDSNINYKELIDILSRAEKHMKKIEGSWLKDVMKCYYSSEIMRPILKHLYVKSNFLVTELSEIQRRLTVHKIQVPEIDDFNKFKLDFQYIYDVIKTRGKITKVFKVMHKEYGYIFNNCFVDSQLITSRDEAEILSIYIKKLALEEEFKSLWNNTMKDYGAFQIKNLGVNSMMVLEESVKGLGRVIDWNMDFKSKIINILGQITFLNKINWYEEKTYTYLKTGIISLKHINEYKKDKVYINNIRKLCNNVSQFQQLGSAVEKMDIENIKESYKEVIRLKELSKSIQEINLYMGKLEKSAPMFSMKLYESKDRNNFKELNMAWKWRQFSSMLEKVHKVRPELIERLLKGEKEKEKALIKELVAKKSWYSQINHTTDAQKRSLYAWLQAVKKIGRGKGKFTDKYRSMAQREMEICKDCIPVWIMPLNKVIENIELNSTPFDVVIFDESSQSDIFSICALFRAKRAVIVGDDKQISPQAVGIDQDMVNDLIDRYLKGIPHGEWFDLETSLYNTALRVFPDRLLLKEHFRCLPDIIGFSNDLCYSGEIIPLRHPKRTELFSSPIKAVKVMDGLKDKLKNINVNEAKALAEQIVKCCTDRRYEGMTMGVISLLGDPQAELIENLIREKIGEKEMMNRKLICGDAYSFQGDERDIIFLSMVVGENMRFTALTREVDIRRFNVAVSRAKNQLWLFYSINTENLNPDCVRTKLLRYCLDPSVVNDDKTREQYVFQSDFHKEIFRMVAKRGYNITPAVNLKHYKVDFVVEGNSTRVAIECDDGEWNGMEEWETGHESQMTLERVGWTFHKIRASEFYRDPEKTMERLWSRLKHLGIKKIIA, from the coding sequence ATGAATTGTAGGACAAAGGTAAAAAATTTGTTTTCATATCTATTGAGCATAAAGAATATGGACGAGGATGTTATAAGAGATATAAATCAATATGAAAAAATTTATTGGCAAAGGAATTTAAACACAACGGGCAATAATTCAGAAAATAATCAAGAGGAAGAGGAAAACTGGTTTTACATTGATAGTAGTAATAAGGAATTGTATGATGAGTTCTTTCAATTATATCTTTCTGTACAGAAAAGTGGAGAAAATTTTGAAATCATTTGGGGAAGTTATATTCTTGCCTGGAGTACTGAGGATAAACAGATTACACATCCTATTTTTACAACAAAAATGGAACTTTGCTTTGATGCAGAAAAAGGTATTTTCTTTTTAAGACCCTATGATAGAAAAATAAATATGGAGTTTGATATATTCTCCGGGATAAATATTCCCAATATAGATAAATTATTGGAGATAAAAGAAGCTATAGAAAATTCATCTATAGATTTAAGAAATTTAAAAGCTGTGGAAAATATACTACATAAGATATTACATTATTTAACTTCAGACATAAGTCCTCAGGGAGAAATTCAAAGGGATATATGTATTGCTGAGGATATTAATCCAAATAAATATCCTGTATTTTATAACGCTCCAGCAGTTATAATACGAAAGACTGATCATAGATTGTGGCATAACGAATTGACTAATATTTTAAAGGCAATAGACAATGGATATGAAATTCCCCCTACTATAGAGTCCCTTGTCAGTTCAGAAGAAATACAGGAAAATTTAAAAGTAAAAGCCAGATGGCAGGAAATTGGCAAAAATCTTTTATTTCCACTTTCCAGTAATGAAGAACAAAAGGAAATAGTTAAAAAATTATCTGAAAACTTTGGAGTAGTTGTACAAGGTCCTCCTGGTACTGGAAAAAGCCACACTATTGTAAATTTAATATGTCATCTTTTAGCTCATGGAAAGAGGGTTTTAATTACCAGTCAAACTGGGAGAGCACTAAGAGTTTTATCGGAAAATATACCAGAAGAAATAAAACCTTTGTGTATGAGTATTTTGGGAGACGATACAAAAGCCCTTAGAGAACTAGATGAATCTGTAAGAGTGATTACGGAAAATCTTGCCATGAATAAAGAAAATATAAAAAAAGAAATGATGCCTCTTAAAAGACAATTGGAGAATTGTAAAAATAGGCAGAAAGATTTATATAATAAATTAAAGGAAGCTGAATGTATTGAGAATAAAAAACTAAGGTTTCAAGGAACTATAAGTAAATTAATGGATATAGCAAAATGGGTAAAATTAAATGAAAGAAAATATTCATGGATAGAGGATGATATAAAGCTTGAGATTAATTGCCCCCTTACGGAACAGCAATACTTACGATTGTTGTATCTTTTAAATACCGTTGAAAGAGAGGATATAGTTAAAGTAAATAGCATAATGAATGTATTATCAGCACTTCCTGATTGTAGTGATATATGCTCAAAAATAGATAGTTTTAAAAAGACTGATGCAAGGTATGAGGAATATAAAAATAATTTAAAGGATTGGTCACTGAGCTATGATTCAAATATAAATTATAAGGAACTTATAGATATTCTATCAAGGGCAGAGAAACACATGAAAAAGATAGAGGGTTCCTGGCTTAAAGATGTAATGAAGTGTTATTATAGCAGCGAAATTATGAGACCTATATTAAAGCATTTATATGTAAAAAGTAATTTCTTGGTAACAGAGCTTTCAGAAATCCAAAGAAGGCTTACAGTGCATAAGATACAGGTGCCAGAAATAGATGATTTTAACAAGTTTAAATTGGATTTTCAATATATATATGATGTTATTAAGACGAGAGGTAAAATAACTAAGGTATTTAAGGTAATGCACAAGGAATACGGGTATATATTTAATAATTGTTTTGTGGATTCACAGCTAATAACGTCAAGAGATGAAGCTGAAATATTAAGCATATATATAAAAAAGTTAGCTTTAGAAGAGGAATTTAAGAGTTTATGGAATAACACCATGAAGGATTATGGAGCCTTTCAGATAAAGAATTTAGGTGTTAATTCTATGATGGTTCTTGAAGAAAGTGTAAAGGGCTTAGGTAGAGTTATTGATTGGAATATGGATTTTAAAAGTAAAATTATAAATATCTTAGGACAAATAACTTTTCTAAATAAAATTAATTGGTATGAGGAAAAAACCTATACTTATCTTAAAACGGGGATAATAAGCTTAAAACATATAAATGAATATAAAAAAGATAAAGTATATATAAATAATATAAGAAAGCTTTGCAATAATGTATCACAGTTTCAACAGCTTGGTAGTGCTGTTGAAAAGATGGACATAGAAAATATTAAGGAAAGTTATAAAGAAGTCATAAGACTAAAGGAATTATCAAAGAGTATACAGGAAATTAATTTATATATGGGAAAGCTTGAAAAATCAGCACCTATGTTCTCTATGAAGCTGTATGAAAGCAAGGATAGAAATAATTTTAAAGAATTGAATATGGCATGGAAATGGAGACAATTCAGCAGCATGCTGGAAAAGGTTCATAAGGTTAGACCAGAACTTATAGAGAGATTATTAAAGGGTGAAAAGGAAAAAGAAAAAGCTTTAATAAAGGAATTAGTAGCCAAAAAATCCTGGTATAGTCAGATAAACCATACTACGGATGCTCAAAAGAGAAGTCTTTATGCATGGCTTCAGGCGGTTAAGAAAATAGGAAGAGGCAAGGGTAAGTTTACAGATAAATATAGAAGCATGGCTCAAAGAGAAATGGAAATATGTAAGGACTGTATACCAGTATGGATTATGCCTCTAAATAAGGTTATTGAAAATATAGAATTAAATAGCACTCCCTTTGATGTGGTAATCTTTGATGAAAGTAGTCAGAGTGATATATTTTCAATTTGTGCTCTCTTTAGGGCAAAAAGAGCTGTGATTGTAGGAGATGATAAACAGATAAGTCCTCAAGCTGTAGGTATAGATCAAGATATGGTAAATGATCTTATTGATAGATATTTAAAGGGGATACCTCATGGGGAATGGTTTGATTTAGAGACGAGTTTGTACAATACAGCTCTTAGAGTTTTTCCAGATAGACTTTTGTTAAAAGAACATTTTAGGTGCCTGCCTGATATTATAGGTTTTAGTAATGATTTATGCTATTCTGGCGAGATAATACCTTTAAGACATCCTAAAAGAACAGAATTATTTAGTTCGCCAATAAAAGCGGTAAAAGTAATGGATGGATTAAAAGATAAATTAAAGAATATAAATGTAAATGAAGCAAAGGCTTTAGCAGAGCAAATAGTTAAGTGCTGCACTGACAGAAGGTACGAAGGTATGACTATGGGAGTTATATCACTCCTTGGAGATCCACAGGCAGAGCTTATTGAAAATTTAATAAGAGAAAAAATAGGTGAAAAAGAAATGATGAATAGGAAGCTTATATGTGGAGATGCTTATTCATTCCAAGGAGATGAAAGGGATATAATATTTTTGTCTATGGTAGTGGGGGAAAATATGAGATTTACAGCACTTACCAGGGAGGTTGATATAAGAAGATTTAATGTGGCAGTAAGTAGAGCAAAAAATCAGCTTTGGTTATTTTACTCTATAAATACAGAAAATTTAAACCCGGATTGTGTCAGAACAAAGTTGTTAAGATATTGTCTTGATCCTTCTGTGGTTAATGATGATAAAACAAGAGAACAATACGTGTTCCAAAGTGATTTTCACAAAGAAATATTTAGAATGGTAGCTAAGAGAGGATACAATATAACACCAGCAGTAAACTTGAAACATTATAAAGTTGACTTTGTAGTGGAAGGAAATAGCACTAGAGTTGCAATAGAATGTGATGATGGAGAATGGAATGGAATGGAAGAGTGGGAAACGGGTCATGAAAGTCAAATGACGCTAGAGAGAGTGGGATGGACTTTTCATAAGATAAGAGCCAGTGAGTTCTATAGAGATCCTGAAAAAACTATGGAACGCTTATGGTCTAGACTTAAACATCTTGGAATTAAAAAAATAATAGCTTAG